A window from uncultured Desulfobacter sp. encodes these proteins:
- a CDS encoding LuxR C-terminal-related transcriptional regulator has protein sequence MGHIVEQPDIDALVRRNRELEKLEQDHRRMELIFKQQAHNLRERMKEINCLYGISKILEQTGLSLEETFQQVVDLIPPSWQYPEITCAQLLINDQSFRTENYKNTFWKQQANINAYGEPIGILTVCYLEKRPDIDEGAFLAEERSLINAVAELLGRTIQRKQAESELRESRRKLKEQNQQLKDKNIALREVMSQLREEKVDLETRVLANVENLLLPLVKKMEDQGSDLDREYLFLLEANIAQLTSSFGTKISQLHQRLTPRENEICNMIRAGLSSKEIGKMLNLSYRSVETYRNHIRKKLDITNKKINLNSYLSGL, from the coding sequence ACGCCCTGGTTCGCCGCAACCGGGAGCTGGAAAAATTGGAGCAGGACCATCGGCGTATGGAGCTGATCTTCAAGCAGCAGGCCCACAATCTCCGGGAGCGTATGAAGGAGATCAACTGCCTGTACGGGATCTCCAAAATTCTGGAACAGACCGGACTCTCCCTGGAAGAGACCTTCCAGCAGGTGGTGGATCTTATTCCGCCTTCCTGGCAGTATCCGGAGATCACATGCGCCCAGCTGCTCATCAACGACCAGAGTTTTCGTACGGAAAATTATAAAAACACCTTCTGGAAACAGCAGGCAAACATCAATGCCTATGGAGAGCCCATCGGCATCCTTACGGTCTGCTACCTGGAAAAACGGCCCGACATAGACGAAGGTGCCTTTCTGGCCGAAGAACGGTCACTGATAAATGCCGTGGCCGAGTTGCTGGGCCGGACCATCCAACGCAAACAGGCGGAATCCGAACTTCGGGAATCACGGCGCAAGCTCAAGGAACAGAACCAGCAGCTCAAGGATAAAAATATTGCCCTGCGGGAAGTGATGAGCCAGCTGCGGGAGGAAAAGGTGGACCTGGAAACCCGGGTCCTGGCCAATGTGGAAAATTTACTGCTGCCCCTGGTCAAAAAAATGGAAGACCAGGGGTCGGATCTGGACCGGGAGTATCTGTTCCTGCTTGAAGCAAACATCGCCCAGCTCACCTCTTCATTCGGCACCAAAATTTCCCAGCTTCACCAGCGTCTCACCCCCCGGGAAAACGAAATCTGCAATATGATCCGCGCCGGATTAAGCTCCAAAGAGATCGGAAAAATGCTCAACCTCTCCTACCGCAGTGTGGAGACCTATCGAAACCACATTCGCAAAAAGCTGGATATCACCAATAAAAAAATCAACCTGAACTCTTACCTGTCCGGCCTGTAA